From Chryseobacterium sp. H1D6B, a single genomic window includes:
- a CDS encoding trigger factor, which yields MKVTAKNHDDVSALLTVTLDKSDYKEKVEKQLINYAKNAQVPGFRKGKVPLSMVRKQYEAGIAFEEINKQVSDALNNHINENKLRLVGQPVPQPVNDFNHNADQLEVAFEVGYEPEFTIDLAKYEAPHYKVEASDKEISKSIENMQKRFAEQVPQDKITKDSYIVLEISQVAEEDAEGEHHHHPKNATITGENKEAFKLVKGLKMDGSVKVSKETLAGDEELAKELGFSKEEVEHLHHAEVEVKVKDFYSLSLAELNQELFDKVYGEGNIKSEEELKEKVKAELDEYFQQNADVHFVNKVLEQVTEKEEVKLPESFLVKWLVFSNQNIQSEEQAKEILEAEKNQLKYQIIEGKLMNDNEIQLDYADVLAQAEQLVRNQLAIYGIHHLGDEEIQKYAVEMLKDQEQVRQISSEVAMTKLKDVILEKATKKETKISHDDFLEELKK from the coding sequence ATGAAGGTTACCGCAAAAAACCATGATGATGTAAGTGCATTGCTTACAGTAACATTGGATAAATCCGACTACAAAGAAAAAGTAGAAAAACAATTGATTAATTATGCTAAAAATGCTCAGGTTCCTGGTTTTAGAAAAGGAAAAGTGCCTTTAAGTATGGTTAGAAAACAATATGAAGCAGGTATTGCATTTGAAGAAATCAACAAACAAGTTTCTGATGCTCTAAACAACCATATCAACGAAAACAAGTTAAGATTAGTTGGACAGCCTGTTCCTCAGCCTGTAAATGATTTCAATCATAATGCTGATCAGTTAGAAGTTGCTTTTGAAGTAGGTTACGAACCTGAATTTACTATAGACTTAGCTAAATACGAAGCGCCGCACTATAAAGTAGAAGCTTCTGATAAAGAAATCAGCAAAAGCATTGAAAATATGCAGAAGCGTTTTGCAGAGCAGGTTCCGCAAGACAAAATCACTAAAGATTCTTACATTGTTTTAGAGATTTCTCAAGTAGCGGAAGAAGATGCTGAAGGTGAGCACCACCACCATCCAAAGAATGCTACGATTACAGGTGAAAACAAAGAAGCTTTCAAATTAGTAAAAGGTTTGAAAATGGACGGTTCTGTAAAAGTTTCTAAAGAAACTCTTGCTGGTGATGAAGAATTAGCTAAAGAATTAGGTTTCAGCAAAGAAGAGGTAGAACACCTTCACCATGCTGAAGTAGAAGTTAAAGTAAAAGATTTTTACAGCTTAAGCCTTGCAGAACTTAATCAAGAATTATTTGATAAAGTATATGGAGAAGGAAACATCAAATCTGAAGAAGAGCTTAAAGAAAAAGTGAAAGCTGAATTAGATGAGTATTTCCAACAAAATGCTGACGTACACTTTGTAAATAAAGTATTAGAGCAGGTTACTGAGAAAGAAGAAGTAAAACTTCCAGAAAGTTTCCTAGTGAAGTGGTTGGTATTCTCTAACCAGAATATCCAGTCTGAAGAGCAGGCAAAAGAAATCCTGGAAGCTGAAAAGAACCAATTGAAATATCAGATCATCGAAGGTAAATTGATGAATGATAACGAAATTCAATTAGATTATGCTGATGTTTTAGCACAAGCTGAGCAGTTAGTAAGAAATCAATTAGCAATCTACGGAATCCACCATTTAGGAGACGAAGAAATTCAAAAATATGCTGTTGAAATGTTGAAAGACCAAGAGCAGGTAAGACAAATTTCTTCTGAAGTTGCAATGACAAAATTAAAAGATGTAATTCTTGAAAAAGCGACTAAAAAAGAAACTAAAATCTCTCACGACGATTTCTTAGAAGAACTTAAAAAATAA
- a CDS encoding CDP-alcohol phosphatidyltransferase family protein, with translation MNFIKNNLANMLTLGNLFSGCIGAIHLILGDYQTTAICLILSSIFDFFDGFVSRALKSNSNLGLQLDSLADMISFGLIPGLVMYKALEPFETGLLGLNLPFEIKYFGLLVTIFSCLRLAIFNLDEEQRYYFKGLNTPTNTVLIFGLYYAFKETGTFSFLFDNELLLSIFTIVTSWLLISPIKMMAMKFKSKKLQDNYPKVILVIGGITILIVFKIVGIPMLVIYYILVSLLFQRQLK, from the coding sequence ATGAATTTCATAAAAAATAATCTTGCAAATATGCTGACGCTTGGAAATTTATTTTCTGGATGCATCGGTGCTATCCATCTTATTTTAGGTGATTATCAAACGACAGCTATTTGTCTTATCCTTTCTTCGATCTTTGATTTTTTCGACGGATTTGTATCACGGGCTTTAAAATCTAATTCTAACCTAGGCCTTCAGCTGGATTCTCTTGCTGATATGATCAGTTTTGGATTGATTCCCGGACTTGTTATGTACAAAGCGTTAGAACCTTTTGAAACTGGATTATTAGGTTTAAATCTTCCTTTTGAAATTAAATATTTTGGACTGCTGGTAACGATTTTTTCATGTTTGAGACTGGCCATTTTCAATCTGGATGAAGAACAGAGATATTATTTTAAAGGGCTGAATACTCCGACGAATACAGTATTAATATTCGGATTATATTATGCTTTTAAAGAAACAGGCACTTTCAGCTTCTTATTTGACAATGAATTGTTACTGTCCATATTCACTATTGTTACCTCATGGCTGCTGATCAGTCCGATAAAAATGATGGCTATGAAATTCAAGTCTAAAAAATTACAGGATAATTATCCTAAAGTTATATTAGTCATAGGCGGAATCACCATCTTAATTGTATTCAAGATCGTTGGGATTCCAATGCTTGTTATTTATTATATTTTAGTATCATTACTATTTCAAAGACAACTTAAATAA
- a CDS encoding DUF3109 family protein has translation MIQIDDKLISEDIFSDEFVCNLSKCKGACCVEGDVGAPLDKDEIEILDSIFEKIKPYLTKEGIEALEEQGTWTTDPSDGMLVTPMVEDRECAYVTFDEKGITKCGIEKAYEDGAIDWQKPISCHLYPIRATEYSTFTALNYHEWSVCSDACALGKELQVPIYKFLKTPLTRKYGAEFYTVLSEAADEWKKEYGS, from the coding sequence ATGATTCAAATAGACGATAAATTAATTTCTGAGGATATATTTTCCGACGAGTTCGTTTGCAACCTTTCAAAATGTAAAGGTGCATGTTGTGTGGAAGGAGATGTAGGAGCTCCTCTTGATAAAGACGAGATTGAGATTCTGGACAGTATTTTCGAAAAAATAAAACCTTATTTAACAAAAGAAGGAATTGAAGCACTTGAAGAGCAGGGAACATGGACTACGGATCCCTCTGACGGTATGCTTGTAACTCCGATGGTAGAAGACCGTGAATGTGCTTATGTAACTTTTGACGAAAAAGGAATCACCAAGTGCGGTATTGAAAAAGCCTATGAAGACGGAGCTATTGACTGGCAGAAACCGATCTCCTGCCACCTTTACCCTATCCGGGCGACCGAGTATTCTACTTTTACAGCATTAAACTACCACGAGTGGTCTGTATGCAGTGATGCATGTGCTTTAGGAAAAGAACTGCAGGTTCCTATTTATAAATTCCTGAAAACTCCTCTGACAAGAAAATATGGAGCAGAATTTTATACGGTTTTAAGTGAAGCCGCAGATGAATGGAAAAAAGAATATGGTTCATAA
- a CDS encoding insulinase family protein produces the protein MKKILSSFAVVFLISANGFAQNIPVDASVKMGTLPNGMKYYIKKNTLPEKKVDFRLAINAGSILEDENQRGLAHFMEHMNFNGTKNFPDNKLVDFLQSIGVKFGQHLNAYTSFDETVYMLPVPLDKPGNLDAGLKVMEDWAFNATLSDEQINKERGVVLEELRLGLGADKRMQDKYLPKLLYKSQYAERLPIGKKEVLENFKPDVIRKFHQDWYRPDLMAIVVVGDINVDEVEKKIKDNFSKYKNPAKPRERKSFDLPNHKETLVAVETDPDATNSMVQFTMKDTEAYKPDVTVEQYNQSLVENISSTMLNNRLRELINSNNPPFTFGSVYHGGTYARTKEAFQGYAMTKDGNQLNGLKVLLEEVERAKRFGFTQTELDRAKSQILSNMERSYNNRDKTESSMLVDEYVRSFLEQEPMPGIAWEYEDTKKFLPSVTLAQTNDVIKKMVKDDSRVVVITGPKKDNVTMPSEAMVLKTFEEVKMADLKPYEEKATIKNLVKPFKSEGKIAKTETDEKLGTTTWTLSNGAKVTFKKTDFKDDEILFTARSLGGSSLISDADYNKTQFAYPALTEAGVNGFSKSELTNYLAGKQVSANPSVGPLTEGISGRTTQKDLGTAMELVHAYFTGLNYNPDAFNAYKEKQSAMLNNLTSNPQFYFSNEHAKFMNQKNPRFIGIVPLEKEWANTDYKKAYDIYKEKFANAGNFQFYFVGNIDEAKFKDEVLQYIASLPSTGKATAFKDTGYRQLTGDYTKVYKKGKDPKSMVTIAYSGEAPYNEKEALALSALGEVATIKVIEKLREDESGIYGGGARGGMSKVPYSTYNFSLQFPCGPENTEKLTKSAIAEIQKLIDKGPEQKDLDKYKEGEYNDNKTQLKDNGYWMNALAKNQLDGSDKYDILNYQEKVKALTVKDLQDVAKKYLTKNRIVATLMPEDGWENAKKDETKPAVSKSGVSN, from the coding sequence ATGAAAAAAATTCTATCTTCATTTGCGGTTGTCTTTTTGATCTCAGCAAATGGCTTTGCACAGAACATTCCAGTGGATGCATCTGTGAAAATGGGTACGCTTCCAAACGGAATGAAGTATTATATTAAAAAAAATACACTGCCTGAAAAGAAAGTAGACTTCAGGTTAGCCATCAATGCAGGCTCTATTCTCGAAGATGAAAACCAAAGGGGGCTGGCTCACTTTATGGAGCATATGAACTTCAACGGGACTAAAAATTTTCCGGATAACAAATTAGTAGATTTTCTGCAGTCGATCGGAGTGAAATTCGGACAGCATCTTAATGCATATACTAGTTTTGATGAAACAGTGTATATGCTTCCTGTTCCTTTAGATAAACCGGGAAATCTTGATGCCGGTCTAAAAGTAATGGAAGACTGGGCTTTTAATGCTACTCTTTCAGACGAGCAGATTAATAAAGAAAGAGGAGTTGTACTGGAAGAATTAAGATTAGGGTTAGGAGCCGATAAAAGAATGCAGGACAAATATCTGCCTAAATTATTATACAAATCTCAGTATGCAGAAAGGCTTCCGATTGGTAAAAAAGAAGTGCTGGAAAACTTTAAGCCCGATGTGATCAGAAAATTCCATCAAGACTGGTACAGACCGGATCTTATGGCTATTGTGGTAGTAGGAGACATCAATGTAGATGAAGTAGAAAAAAAAATTAAGGATAATTTTAGTAAATATAAAAATCCGGCAAAACCAAGAGAAAGAAAATCGTTTGATCTTCCAAACCATAAAGAAACACTGGTTGCCGTGGAAACTGATCCTGATGCTACGAACTCAATGGTACAGTTTACCATGAAAGATACAGAAGCTTACAAGCCTGACGTTACTGTAGAGCAGTATAATCAAAGTCTTGTGGAAAATATAAGTTCTACAATGCTGAATAACAGATTGAGAGAATTAATCAATTCCAATAATCCGCCGTTCACTTTTGGTTCTGTGTATCATGGAGGAACATATGCGAGGACTAAAGAAGCTTTCCAGGGATATGCCATGACAAAAGATGGAAACCAGCTGAACGGGCTTAAAGTTCTTTTAGAAGAAGTAGAAAGAGCAAAAAGATTCGGATTCACTCAAACTGAACTGGACAGGGCGAAATCTCAAATACTTTCTAACATGGAAAGATCATACAACAACCGTGATAAAACGGAGAGCAGTATGCTGGTAGATGAGTATGTAAGAAGCTTTTTGGAGCAGGAACCTATGCCGGGAATCGCTTGGGAATATGAAGACACGAAAAAGTTTTTACCATCAGTTACATTAGCCCAGACCAATGATGTGATTAAAAAAATGGTGAAAGATGACAGCAGAGTAGTGGTGATCACAGGACCTAAAAAAGACAATGTTACAATGCCGTCTGAAGCAATGGTACTGAAAACATTTGAAGAAGTAAAAATGGCTGATCTGAAGCCTTATGAAGAAAAAGCAACGATCAAAAACCTTGTGAAACCTTTCAAATCTGAAGGTAAAATCGCTAAAACTGAAACTGATGAAAAATTAGGCACCACCACCTGGACATTGAGTAACGGAGCAAAAGTAACCTTTAAGAAAACAGATTTTAAAGACGATGAAATTTTATTTACAGCAAGAAGTTTAGGAGGAAGCTCTCTGATCTCTGATGCTGATTATAATAAAACCCAATTTGCATATCCGGCACTAACAGAAGCAGGGGTAAATGGATTCTCAAAATCTGAACTTACTAATTATCTTGCCGGAAAGCAGGTAAGTGCTAATCCGTCTGTAGGTCCTTTAACAGAAGGGATATCAGGAAGAACGACCCAAAAAGATCTGGGAACAGCTATGGAGCTTGTACACGCTTATTTTACGGGATTAAATTACAATCCTGATGCATTCAATGCTTATAAAGAAAAGCAGTCTGCCATGCTGAATAATCTTACTTCAAATCCGCAGTTCTATTTTTCAAACGAACATGCTAAATTCATGAATCAGAAAAACCCGAGATTTATTGGAATTGTTCCTTTAGAAAAAGAATGGGCGAATACCGATTATAAAAAAGCCTATGATATTTATAAAGAAAAATTTGCTAACGCTGGAAACTTCCAATTTTATTTTGTCGGAAATATTGACGAGGCGAAATTCAAAGATGAAGTGCTGCAGTATATAGCAAGCCTCCCTTCTACAGGAAAAGCGACAGCGTTTAAAGATACAGGCTACAGACAGCTGACCGGTGATTACACTAAAGTTTACAAAAAAGGGAAGGATCCTAAAAGCATGGTAACCATTGCTTACAGCGGTGAAGCTCCTTACAATGAAAAAGAAGCGCTGGCATTATCTGCTTTAGGAGAAGTAGCAACCATTAAAGTCATTGAAAAACTGAGAGAAGATGAAAGCGGAATTTATGGAGGAGGTGCGAGAGGCGGAATGTCTAAAGTACCTTACAGTACCTATAATTTCAGCCTTCAATTCCCTTGCGGACCTGAAAATACTGAGAAGCTGACAAAAAGTGCGATTGCTGAAATTCAGAAACTTATCGATAAAGGCCCAGAACAGAAAGATCTTGACAAGTACAAAGAAGGAGAATACAATGACAATAAAACCCAGTTGAAAGACAATGGATACTGGATGAATGCACTCGCTAAAAATCAGCTGGATGGAAGCGATAAATATGACATCTTAAACTATCAGGAAAAAGTAAAAGCACTGACTGTAAAAGATCTGCAGGATGTCGCTAAAAAATACCTGACAAAGAATAGAATTGTCGCAACCTTAATGCCGGAAGACGGATGGGAGAATGCTAAAAAAGACGAAACAAAACCTGCTGTTAGTAAATCAGGAGTTTCAAATTAA
- a CDS encoding universal stress protein, with protein sequence MINIVLPVDFGDKTDQLVDGAIKFAKEINGKINLIHVAPSDIGFAIGDMGFQYFPEVEENEIRQELIQLNKIEQKISAHNIDCEHLLKQGIAKDIILEYANDKKADYIVMGSHGRSGIYDVFVGSLTKGLTKNSTIPVLVLPIHE encoded by the coding sequence ATGATAAACATTGTACTGCCCGTAGATTTTGGGGACAAAACGGATCAGCTTGTAGATGGCGCTATAAAATTCGCTAAAGAAATCAACGGCAAGATTAATTTAATACATGTAGCCCCTTCTGATATAGGTTTTGCCATCGGCGATATGGGATTCCAGTATTTTCCAGAAGTGGAAGAAAACGAAATTAGACAGGAGCTCATTCAGCTTAATAAAATCGAACAAAAAATTTCGGCTCACAATATAGACTGTGAGCACCTTTTAAAACAAGGGATTGCTAAAGATATTATTTTGGAGTATGCCAATGATAAAAAAGCCGATTACATTGTAATGGGTTCTCACGGAAGAAGCGGAATTTATGATGTATTTGTTGGAAGCTTAACAAAAGGGCTGACTAAAAATTCAACTATCCCTGTTTTGGTACTTCCTATTCACGAATGA
- a CDS encoding DUF6427 family protein: MFKLLSKESNIFSIPVYIGFLLLIVIVFNILNFNTYEAIIAGITFLGIALAYFCFHTIALNYQTHLPLFLYTFFIFGLYPGNLDIGVAVALLTNSFLFLLLTSTDEDTRKKSYVLVGAIVALNFIFLPTTWPMAVFVIIHVIATSEKISLNLFRFLLGVVLIAFSYFSIMFFFRFTSWNLDYFPFGQMKLMTDYSGLVPLLPIALMLIYAVYDHFKNYNKKSPVSRYKYTFLLVFSLAQLVTIILYMNKSYQYLLLLAFPASIILSRMLRFLPKYWMKEVSLWLTIISLVTFKIGTYFHLF; encoded by the coding sequence ATGTTTAAATTACTTTCAAAAGAAAGCAATATTTTTTCAATTCCTGTTTATATTGGTTTTCTTCTTTTAATAGTAATAGTATTTAACATCCTGAATTTCAATACTTATGAAGCAATTATAGCCGGAATTACATTTTTGGGAATTGCTTTAGCCTATTTCTGTTTTCACACGATCGCCCTTAATTATCAGACTCACCTGCCTTTATTTTTATATACATTTTTTATTTTTGGTCTTTATCCTGGAAATTTAGACATTGGCGTTGCGGTCGCCCTCCTTACAAATTCTTTTCTTTTTCTGCTTCTTACAAGCACTGATGAAGATACCAGAAAGAAGTCTTACGTTTTAGTAGGAGCAATTGTGGCTCTTAACTTTATATTCCTGCCGACCACCTGGCCGATGGCTGTTTTTGTCATTATCCACGTGATTGCCACTTCAGAAAAAATCAGTTTAAACCTTTTTAGATTTCTTTTGGGAGTCGTATTAATAGCGTTCAGTTATTTTTCTATCATGTTTTTCTTTAGATTTACTTCCTGGAATCTTGATTATTTCCCATTTGGGCAGATGAAATTAATGACGGATTATTCCGGACTGGTTCCATTGCTTCCAATTGCTTTAATGCTGATCTATGCAGTGTACGACCATTTTAAAAATTACAATAAGAAAAGCCCGGTAAGCAGATATAAATATACTTTTTTACTGGTTTTTTCATTAGCCCAGCTGGTTACTATTATTCTTTATATGAATAAAAGTTATCAATATTTATTGCTCTTAGCCTTTCCGGCAAGTATTATACTGAGCAGAATGTTAAGGTTTTTACCTAAATATTGGATGAAAGAAGTCAGTTTATGGCTGACGATTATTAGTTTAGTTACCTTTAAAATAGGTACTTATTTTCATTTATTTTAA
- a CDS encoding 3'-5' exonuclease — MNLKLYKPLCIFDLETTGTNIAKDRIVEICILKVNPDASRESKTWRINPEMLIPKESSDIHGIYDEDVKDAPTFKEIAAKVMEMITGADLGGFNSNRFDVPLLAEELLRAELDFDLSKFKLVDAQTVFHKMEPRNLGAAYQFYCGKTIENAHSAEADVMATFEVLDAQVGKYENVPNEIAALSEFSFHNKNADLAGFIGYNDKNEQIFNFGKYKGQGVKAVFQKDLGYYGWLQNADFPLYTKKVFTKIQLSSKF; from the coding sequence ATGAATTTAAAATTATATAAACCTCTTTGTATTTTTGATCTTGAAACAACAGGAACCAATATTGCAAAAGACAGAATTGTTGAAATCTGTATTTTAAAAGTAAATCCTGACGCTTCGAGAGAAAGCAAAACATGGCGCATCAACCCTGAAATGCTTATTCCTAAGGAATCAAGTGACATTCATGGAATTTATGATGAAGATGTAAAAGATGCTCCTACTTTCAAAGAAATTGCTGCAAAAGTAATGGAAATGATTACAGGTGCTGATCTTGGAGGTTTCAATTCTAACAGATTTGACGTTCCTCTTTTAGCTGAAGAATTGCTGCGTGCTGAACTTGATTTTGATTTAAGCAAGTTCAAATTAGTAGATGCACAGACTGTCTTCCATAAAATGGAGCCTAGAAACCTAGGAGCTGCTTACCAGTTCTACTGCGGAAAAACTATTGAAAATGCCCATTCAGCAGAAGCTGATGTAATGGCTACATTTGAAGTTCTGGACGCACAGGTGGGAAAATACGAAAATGTTCCTAATGAGATTGCTGCTTTAAGTGAATTCAGTTTCCACAACAAAAACGCAGACCTGGCAGGTTTTATAGGGTATAACGATAAGAACGAACAAATTTTTAACTTCGGAAAATACAAAGGACAAGGGGTAAAAGCCGTCTTCCAAAAAGACCTTGGATATTACGGATGGCTTCAGAATGCTGATTTCCCATTGTACACAAAGAAAGTCTTCACTAAAATTCAGCTATCCAGTAAATTTTAA
- a CDS encoding fumarylacetoacetate hydrolase family protein codes for MKIICIGRNYSEHAKELGNEVPENPVIFMKPDTAVLKGNDFYIPEFSSDVHYELEVVLKISKGGKYIQKDTAHKHYEEIGLGIDFTARDLQSQLKSKGLPWELAKGFDGSAVVGNFFKKENYDLQHLQFSLLKNKEEVQDGNTKDMLFSFDDIIAFVSQYFTLRVGDLIFTGTPQGVGRVEENDVLEGFLEDEKIIDIRIL; via the coding sequence ATGAAAATCATCTGCATAGGGAGAAATTACAGCGAACACGCAAAGGAATTAGGAAATGAAGTTCCTGAAAATCCAGTTATTTTCATGAAACCTGATACGGCAGTGCTGAAAGGAAATGATTTTTATATTCCTGAGTTTTCAAGCGATGTTCATTACGAACTGGAAGTCGTTTTAAAAATTTCTAAAGGAGGAAAATACATCCAGAAAGATACGGCGCACAAACATTATGAAGAAATTGGTTTAGGGATAGATTTCACAGCAAGAGATCTCCAAAGCCAGCTTAAATCGAAAGGACTGCCTTGGGAGCTTGCCAAAGGCTTTGACGGGTCTGCTGTGGTGGGAAATTTCTTTAAAAAAGAAAATTATGACCTCCAGCATCTCCAGTTTTCATTATTAAAGAATAAAGAGGAGGTTCAGGATGGAAATACAAAAGATATGCTGTTCAGTTTTGATGATATCATCGCTTTTGTTTCTCAATATTTTACATTGAGAGTAGGCGACCTTATCTTCACGGGAACTCCACAAGGTGTAGGCAGGGTAGAAGAAAATGACGTTCTAGAAGGGTTTTTGGAGGACGAAAAAATTATTGACATCAGAATATTATAA
- a CDS encoding DUF2007 domain-containing protein has translation MSDLVKFKFYETALEANRDKQILSENGINSFIANEQLIQSDWLLSQAVGGIQLQVFEEDLEKATQVLLDYSKNEKVSLEVEHTIEDPKFDFVCPKCGSNHIYRDDSATSFFGVSLLTSHTFICYYCENKFTH, from the coding sequence ATGAGTGATTTAGTTAAATTCAAATTTTATGAGACCGCTCTTGAAGCCAATAGAGACAAACAAATTCTCAGCGAAAACGGCATTAACAGCTTCATAGCTAACGAACAGCTTATCCAGTCTGACTGGCTGCTTTCACAAGCTGTCGGAGGAATTCAGCTGCAGGTTTTTGAAGAAGATCTTGAAAAAGCAACACAGGTTTTACTTGATTATAGTAAAAACGAAAAGGTTTCGCTGGAAGTAGAACATACTATTGAAGATCCAAAGTTTGATTTTGTCTGCCCAAAATGCGGATCAAACCATATTTACAGAGATGACAGCGCCACAAGCTTTTTTGGAGTTTCTCTTTTAACCAGCCATACATTTATTTGTTATTATTGTGAGAATAAGTTCACACATTGA